One Hylaeus volcanicus isolate JK05 chromosome 8, UHH_iyHylVolc1.0_haploid, whole genome shotgun sequence genomic window, TATACATACAGATTTTACGCTAGATGCAGAAACATTGTCAACAGCCGCAACCAACGACTCGGGTGTAGAGGCTTTACCCTTTGTCAAGGCTTCATACTGTAAATTCTCTAACGAAGCATTTACATTGTCCGCTGCGTTTAAAACTTCAGCCTTCAATATAGCTTTACCGCGAGCAACATCAGCATCGGATAATTTCATAGATTTCAACCATTTGAAAGCTGCTTGTGTtaactaaaatgaaattaaattcgtgaTTAAAATACACGAGTAAAATACGCGTCAGAATTTCGGTCGTATTTACTCACAGATCCCGCTGCGTTGGGTGTCGAACATAAAACAACACCGAAAAGTCCTGAATCGGAATAACTAGCGTTAAACGTTGACACAGCAAACGGCTCCGTGCCTGCAGCGCTCGAAAGTTGCTTTTGTAATGGACCCGCACTGCCACCCCATTTAACACGTGGTTCGGCACCAGTTGCTCTTTGCAGTACTGCACATGCTAGAGCGTCCTGTTCATTTTTCGCGGCTACACCTTCGACGGCAACCGCTACATTAGTTAGATCGGAGCTTGTTTCTTCACGAATCTCTCCTCCATAATATCGTGACGCCTCATTCGTAGGATCTCCTGATCCAAGTTCCAAATTTGCCGCGAATGCGGAAAGTTCTGACAACGAAACCCCAGTTCCTACAACTGCACATCTAGGTGCAGTGCACCATGTATTGACAAAGTGCTGTAACTGTAAACCGAAGGAAAACATTGTACAAACAATGCTAACAGCTTGCCTTATGAGTAAGTGTATAAAATGCATACTTACAGTTTCTGTGCCAATTTTACCTAGTTGACGCTTTGGAGTATACAAGGAGTATCCAAGGCCGGTACGATATGCTGCTTTATGTAATAATTCAATAACTTTAGTCTCATCTGACAAGGAGAGCAATTCGTATTCTAATCTGGGCTGCTCATCTGATACCTCCCATGGTTTAAATACTTGCTTTGTAGCAACACACTCCAAAAATTGTAGAGCATCTGATCTATTGACACCAAAAGACTGGTTTATAATGAAGATACATAGTTCCATACATATAAGataacaaaatagaaaagtatttacaaattgtttCTAGTAATCTGTAGTGTGTATGCAGTACTTTCACGGTCTACAGTTGCCATTAAATTTCCACCAAGCTGTTGAATGTTCCTTGTTATGGCAAAAGCACTAGCTTCGGATGTACCTAATCCTGCTGCTATCCTCAAATGATGTGCCACACCTCGTGTATCGTATGTTTCATTTCGTGACCCAGCTCTACGGATAAAACACTTGTGTACAAaggaaaaaatcaaaagattcttttcatataaatttcaaatacctGAAGACGATGGATACTTGGGCAATTGGTGAGTTATTGTCAAGAGCAGCAACAGTGACTTTGTTGCCCAAAACTTGACTTTCAAGAGCAGTAGAAGCAGAAGACGGCGCAGTCGCTGCAGCCGCGTAATGCCTAATCTGTTGTGAAAATACTATCAAGTTCGATATACGTacattttgtttctgttttatttctatctttggtatgcgttaaaaattgaagagaaattacaaaacgaaaataaaaagaaacaattggaGTTTTAGTTACGAAAAGACACAATCGTTCGACACAATCTAGCTCTATGTAACTCGTACGACAGAGGCTGACATACAGGATGGTATCGAATCGTTTACATAACAGCTATGATAATCTATTCGCAGTCAAGAAATAGCAAATGAATACGTTTTTAATCAATTAGAGGaagaaaagtattatttctACCGTAGAACCACGTAGCAAAGGCGACCGTACGACTGTACAAGACATTTTTCTGCTTCTCAGTGACTCGAAGAACTTTTTCTTACGAGCAGAATACAAAGTTGCACGAAGTGAGTGGCACCGACTCGAAATCGAATAGCTATCAGGGTGTATGTATCCGCTGACTGTAGATGGCGAACCAATCGTCGTCGAATGGGCGCAAACTCATCGCCGTTGATTGCCGAAAACTTCAAGTAAGCGCCGATTCAAAATTCAGATTTATATAATATCTTTGTTAGTACATGAcatctaaaattataaaattcactCTTCTAAGTAACAACTTCTATTACGATTACAAGTGGAGGGggaaaataaagagaattcGTTA contains:
- the LOC128881314 gene encoding cytochrome b-c1 complex subunit 2, mitochondrial; translation: MSCTVVRSPLLRGSTIRHYAAAATAPSSASTALESQVLGNKVTVAALDNNSPIAQVSIVFRAGSRNETYDTRGVAHHLRIAAGLGTSEASAFAITRNIQQLGGNLMATVDRESTAYTLQITRNNLSDALQFLECVATKQVFKPWEVSDEQPRLEYELLSLSDETKVIELLHKAAYRTGLGYSLYTPKRQLGKIGTETLQHFVNTWCTAPRCAVVGTGVSLSELSAFAANLELGSGDPTNEASRYYGGEIREETSSDLTNVAVAVEGVAAKNEQDALACAVLQRATGAEPRVKWGGSAGPLQKQLSSAAGTEPFAVSTFNASYSDSGLFGVVLCSTPNAAGSLTQAAFKWLKSMKLSDADVARGKAILKAEVLNAADNVNASLENLQYEALTKGKASTPESLVAAVDNVSASSVKSIADKLAGGRLTMASIGDLKTVPYFDQLK